The Arachidicoccus terrestris genome includes the window CGGCGCCGTTCCTAAATCCGTTTTGGATCAGAAAATTAAAGCCCATCTTTAATTTTGCTTAAGTGCCCCATATAAATAGCACAACCAACAAAAAAGTACAGCATTGCTGTACTTTTTTGTTTTCAGGCAGCATTGGCTCAAAATAAGAGCATGCAATTGTTAAAATCCTTCCACGAAGCACTTTACTTTAAGGAAGTAAGTTGATATTGTTTTATGCGCTTCTTTTTTTACTGACAGCAGGCTTAGCGATACCCTTGTTTTTGCGGCTGGCCAGATATCTTTCTCTTAATACCTTCTGTACCGGAACTTTCCGGATTTTGCTTTCCAACCAGGACTGAATATCCAGATACATGAACGATCGGGTTTCCAGTGAGTTTTTCTCTAACTTGTCCAGTTGTTCCTTAAGGGCTTTAAAGGCGGCCAGCATACGGCCCGGAGATAGTTTAAAAGATTTTTTAAGAAACACAAATATCGCTTCTTCTACTACGTTCAGGTTTTTCATATTAGCCATATAGCGATAAACAGATTTCAGCAGATATTCCAGAAGCTCCATATTGCCCAGTTCGTAATGGGCGATCAAGTGCAGCAGCCGGGCATAGCATTGCAGATCAGTTCTAAGATCAGATTTTTGATGAATAATCTTATTGAGGTAATCAATACAGCTTCCGTTATCGCCACTGCCAAAATACAAACAGGCAATTTTGTAATAAAAGACCAGTACCCGGTGCGTATCCAGATGGGTTTTGTATTCAGTGAGTTTTTCTTCAATCAATGGGATGAGTTCAATACCTTTCGTAAAGGTGCCTTCCAGAAAATGGCGATTAATCTCTGCTGTATACAGGTACATAAAAACCTGTATTTTAATGTTGACACTGCTATAGGCTATTGGCTTTTGACTAAAGGCTTCAAATACCTGCAATACCTCTACGAATTTATCATGATTATTGGTGTCAAAATGTGCACTGAGCAGGTTGTGCATGGCCTTTACAAAAAGAACAGGTTCTACGTCCTGCATAGAAGGTTCTTTGATAAATAAATCGAACCATTTCTGGGTATAACGATAGAACATGCGCAGGTCTTGCAAAATAAAATGATACCAGCAATGAGCCTGATAATAATGCATTTTAGCATAAAAGGTTAAATGCTGTTCCTGTATTTCGGGTAAATTGGTCTTAAAGAACAGTTGGACGGCCAGAACATCCTTTTGATCTCTGGCATGTCCCATTTTAATATACCAGCCATACATTTGCAAAGCCAGATTGGATAGCTGATTTTGTTGGGTGATCTTACCCGTAACCTGATTGACCGCTTCAGAGAGTTGCTCAGCTCTGTCTTGCATACTTCTGGTGACATGCAATAACTCAATTTTCTTGGAGAGCTCCAGTGCCAGCAATAGTGATACATGCTGATGATAAAGGGTAGCCTGCTGCTTGATCTTTTCCAGTGTTTTCAGACTCTGGATATAAAGTCCCTTGCTGTATAGAATACGGGCATGAGCCATTTGCTCATTGAGCCACATTTCCAGATTACTGTCATCTTTCAGGAGTCTGAGTGACGAGAGTATCTGTCTGGACAGATGTGCCTTCATATTGGAAAGCTGCTGCTTTTTCAGGGACTTATTTTTACGCAGCAGCACCGTTTCGTCATATTCCTCCATTTTATCAAAAGCATCAAACAACTGCACGATCTTCAGGTCTTCCGCGCCTGAAGATCGCTTGATAAAAAGTTTAAAATGGCGTTTTTCACTCTTTTCCAGCGATTTAACCAGCTGAAAAAGCTCGTCATTTCTTCGATTGGGCATAGTAATAATCAATTTACCAAACCCTTGATACATGCGGGTTTAGGCACTACAAAGCTACGTTTTTCACCGTAGATTCCGGTATAATTTGATTTGATTGTAAACAAAGCACTAAATACATTTGAAAAATAAAGAAAAACGATCACAAAAACTTACATTTGTTTGTTTAAAAGTACATATACACATAACAAACAAATTAATTAAATAACGCTAAGATTATGTCTGGACAAAAAATTGATATTTTTGACACAACCCTCAGAGATGGCGAACAAGTACCTGGTTGTAAACTCAATACAACTGAAAAAGTTAAATTGGCACTTGAGCTCGAATTGCTGGGTGTAGATATTATTGAAGCAGGTTTTCCAATTTCCAGCCCTGGTGATTTTCAATCAGTTGAGCAGATTGCAAAAGCAGTGAAGGAGGCGACCGTCTGCGGTCTGACCAGAGCCGTGCAAAAAGATATTGAAGTAGCCGCCGAAGCGCTGAAACCCGCCAGGAGACCCCGGATTCATACCGGAATTGGTTCTTCTGATAACCACATCAAATATAAATTCAATACCACCCGCGAGAAGATCGTGGAACGTGCTGTCGCAGCCGTAAAGCTGGCCCGCAACCTGGTGCCGGATGTTGAATTTTATGCTGAAGACGCCGGACGGGCTGACATTCAGTTTCTGGCACAGCTGATTGAGGCTGTAATTGCAGCCGGGGCTACTGTTGTCAATATCCCCGATACAACTGGTTTTTGCCTGCCGCATCAGTATGCGGAAAAGATCGGCTATCTGGTAAACAATGTAAAAGGGATTGAGCATGCGACTATTTCCTGTCATTGTCATAATGACCTGGGGCTGGCTACCGCCAATTCCCTGGCAGGCGTGATTGCCGGTGCCCGTCAGATTGAATGTACCATCAATGGCATCGGAGAGAGAGCCGGTAATACTTCTTTGGAAGAAGTGGCTATGGCGATCAAAAAGCATCCGGAACTGGGCCTGTATACAAATATTGAAAGCACCCGTCTGCATGGTTTGAGCAAGCAGGTTTCTGACACGATGCGTATGCCCGTGCAGCCCAATAAAGCCATTGTGGGCGACAACGCTTTTGCCCATTCTTCCGGTATACATCAGGATGGTTTCTTGAAGGAGGCGACTACCTATGAAATCATTGATCCGCTGGAAGTAGGCGCGGACATTTCAAAAATTGTTCTTACGGCCAGAAGCGGCAGAAGTGCTTTGGCATATCGCTTCAAAAAACTGGGCCATGACTTTACTCGGGACCAGGTAGATGTTCTCTATGAAAGGTTCCTGATTGTGGCCGATGAGAAAAAAGAAGTGACGGATGAAGATCTGGCTGCTTTAGCAAGTGCGCTTTAAAAATTTTGTAATTCTATTCAAATTCCATTCTATATAATTTAAGCAGTGAAGTGATATGAGCAAGAAAACATTATTCGATAAAATCTGGGACACACACGAAGTGAAAAAAATCCAAGACGGTCCCTCCGTTTTATATATCGACCGCCATTTTATTCATGAAGTGACTAGCCCACAGGCTTTTAAAGGCCTGGAAAAAAGAGGATTGCCGGTCTTCAGACCTAAACAGGTTGTTGCTACAGCTGACCATAATGTCCCTACCTTACATCAGGAGCTTCCCATTAAGGAAGAATTAAGCCGTATTCAGGTACAGACCTTAAAGGATAATTGTGCTAAGTTTGGTATTGAACTGTATGGTCTGGGCCATCCTTTCCAGGGCATTGTGCATGTGATCGGGCCTGAACTGGGAATCACCCAACCAGGTTCCACGTACGTATGCGGGGATAGCCATACCAGCACACATGGAGCCTTTGGTTCCATCGCTTTTGGTATCGGAACCAGTGAAGTAGAAATGGTATTGGCTACACAGTGCCTGTTACAAAGTAAACCTAAACTCATGCGTATCTCTGTTGATGGGCAGTTGGGTAAAGGTGTGAGTTCAAAGGACATTGTTCTTTATATATTATCTCAGATATCAGCCAGTGGCGCCACAGGCTATGCAGTGGAGTTTGCCGGAAGTGCGATCCGGGCGTTGAGCATGGAAGCCCGTATGACCATTTGCAATATGAGTATTGAGATGGGAGCCCGTTGTGGTATGATCGCTCCTGATGAAACAACATTTGCCTATGTAAAAGGTCGTAAGTTCGCTCCCGAGGGAGCCGACTGGGATAAAAAGCTTGCACAGTGGCGGCAGCTGTTCTCGGATGACGATGCGGCCTTTGATAAAGAATATCAC containing:
- the leuC gene encoding 3-isopropylmalate dehydratase large subunit, with amino-acid sequence MSKKTLFDKIWDTHEVKKIQDGPSVLYIDRHFIHEVTSPQAFKGLEKRGLPVFRPKQVVATADHNVPTLHQELPIKEELSRIQVQTLKDNCAKFGIELYGLGHPFQGIVHVIGPELGITQPGSTYVCGDSHTSTHGAFGSIAFGIGTSEVEMVLATQCLLQSKPKLMRISVDGQLGKGVSSKDIVLYILSQISASGATGYAVEFAGSAIRALSMEARMTICNMSIEMGARCGMIAPDETTFAYVKGRKFAPEGADWDKKLAQWRQLFSDDDAAFDKEYHFKAEDIEPMITYGTNPGMGIGVTGHVPELSEIDPRDKAAFEKSIQYMGLAAGENIMGHPVDYVFIGSCTNSRIEDLRQVAAFVKGKQKAPGVTCWVVPGSKQVEAQAKQEGIDKILEAAGFQLRQPGCSACLGMNEDKIPAGKYCISTSNRNFEGRQGPNARTMLASPLMAAAAAVTGKVCDVRELV
- a CDS encoding 2-isopropylmalate synthase, giving the protein MSGQKIDIFDTTLRDGEQVPGCKLNTTEKVKLALELELLGVDIIEAGFPISSPGDFQSVEQIAKAVKEATVCGLTRAVQKDIEVAAEALKPARRPRIHTGIGSSDNHIKYKFNTTREKIVERAVAAVKLARNLVPDVEFYAEDAGRADIQFLAQLIEAVIAAGATVVNIPDTTGFCLPHQYAEKIGYLVNNVKGIEHATISCHCHNDLGLATANSLAGVIAGARQIECTINGIGERAGNTSLEEVAMAIKKHPELGLYTNIESTRLHGLSKQVSDTMRMPVQPNKAIVGDNAFAHSSGIHQDGFLKEATTYEIIDPLEVGADISKIVLTARSGRSALAYRFKKLGHDFTRDQVDVLYERFLIVADEKKEVTDEDLAALASAL